The genomic segment GCCGCCGGCGGTCGCGGCGGCGAACGCCAGCACCAGCACGCCGAACAGATCCAGGCGGCGGCGCACGCCGAGCATCGCGCCACTGAGGGCGAAGACGAAGGTGCCGACCAGATCCAGCACGAGTACGAGGATGTCCATGCGCACAGTGTGCGCGGCGCGCGCTGAGCCTGCAGCCCCGGTCGGGGCGTGCTCGCGGGCCGATGGCCTAGAATGGGCAGGTTTTCCGCCAGCCTTCGAGCCAGCCGTGACCGCCAGCCATTCCGCATCTCCGGTGTCGTCGACACCCGTGTCGATCCGCCAGGACGATTTCATCCAGTCCGTCGCCGACGCCCTGCAGTACATCAGCTACTACCACCCGGTCGACTACATCAAGAACCTCGCCGCCGCCTACGAGCGCGAGGCGTCACCGGCCGCGAAGGACGCGATCGCGCAGATCCTGATCAATTCGCGTATGTGCGCCGAGGGCCACCGGCCGATCTGCCAGGACACCGGCATCGTCACCGTGTTCCTCGAAGTCGGCATGTCGGTGCGCTGGGACGACGCGACGATGGGCGTCGAGGACATGGTCCACGAAGGCGTGCGCCGCGCGTACAACCATCCGGACAACAAGCTGCGCGCCTCCGTGTTGGCCGATCCCGCCGGCAAGCGCATCAACACCAAGGACAACACGCCGGGCGTGGTCAACGTCAAGATCGTGCCGGGCAACACCGTCGACGTGATCGTTGCGGCCAAGGGCGGCGGTTCGGAAGCGAAGTCGAAGTTCGCGATGCTCAATCCGTCCGACTCGATCGTCGACTGGGTGCTCAAGACCGTGCCGACGATGGGCGCTGGCTGGTGTCCGCCGGGCATGCTCGGCATCGGCATTGGCGGCACTGCCGAGAAGGCGATGCTGCTGGCCAAGGAAGCGCTGATGGAGCCGATCGACATCGTCGAGCTGCAGGCCCGTGGCGCGTCGAATCGCGCCGAAGAACTGCGGCTGGAGCTCTACGACAAGGTCAACGCGCTCGGCATCGGCGCGCAGGGCTTGGGCGGCCTGACCACGGTGCTCGACATCAAGGTCAAGGATTTCCCGACCCACGCAGCCAACCTGCCGGTTGCGCTGATCCCGAACTGCGCGGCCACGCGCCATGCGCACTTCACCCTCGACGGCAGCGGCCCGGTGATACTCGATCCGCCGTCGCTCGCCGACTGGCCGGAGCTGACCTACAACCCGACCGGCGCGCGCCGCGTCGATCTCGACACGATCACCCCGGAAGAGGTCACGACCTTCAAG from the Luteimonas fraxinea genome contains:
- a CDS encoding fumarate hydratase; protein product: MSIRQDDFIQSVADALQYISYYHPVDYIKNLAAAYEREASPAAKDAIAQILINSRMCAEGHRPICQDTGIVTVFLEVGMSVRWDDATMGVEDMVHEGVRRAYNHPDNKLRASVLADPAGKRINTKDNTPGVVNVKIVPGNTVDVIVAAKGGGSEAKSKFAMLNPSDSIVDWVLKTVPTMGAGWCPPGMLGIGIGGTAEKAMLLAKEALMEPIDIVELQARGASNRAEELRLELYDKVNALGIGAQGLGGLTTVLDIKVKDFPTHAANLPVALIPNCAATRHAHFTLDGSGPVILDPPSLADWPELTYNPTGARRVDLDTITPEEVTTFKPGEVLLLNGKLLTGRDAAHKRMVEMLNRGETLPVDLKGRFIYYVGPVDPVRDEVVGPAGPTTATRMDKFTDQILEQTGLLGMVGKAERGPTAIEAIKKHQSVYLMAVGGSAYLVSKAIKAAKVLAFEDLGMEAIYEFEVQDMPVTVAVDSAGTSVHETGPKEWKARIGGIPVVEIA